A single Microbacterium sulfonylureivorans DNA region contains:
- a CDS encoding cation-translocating P-type ATPase encodes MLTWSGESGDPHAADVAAVADALGVDVERGLDASEAVARLAASGPNELIVDAPDPLRRRLLRQFADPLILFLLVAVAIALLAWWAEGASSVPVDAIVIAAIIVVNAALGLVQEVRADHALKALADLSQPMSTVLREGALVRVRSAALVAGDVVVLAEGDRVGADGRLFQAHSLQASEASLTGESAPVRKQTAALPQATSLGDRSNMVFAGTAIGRGTGRAVVTETGMRTELGGVADLLSRTEEAPTPLQREVSRLGRALGIIVIGIALVVIITLTLVQDARTPADLVAILLLGVSLAVAAVPEGLPALLSVVLAVGAQRMAKRNAIVRSLPSVETLGSASVICTDKTGTLTTGEMTITRVLTSSGTADLIGGGREDPSGELLVDGRPAAPGPLLEDARRAIRIGALANDAQFVDGDDGRHAEGDSTDVAFLVAAHMLARPAEEVSAFERIASAPFTSERKRMSTVHRDRAGAAFVFCKGAPDVLIALCTRIRRGADELALTDTLRARLIGEVEALSAEGFRTLALAYRELSDSAPAPATQGSSASYEEDLVLVGVVGITDPPRPEVGEAIREAHDAGLRVVMITGDHPMTAVRVAADLGIAPSGAEAVAGMQLAALDEAQLRHVSATARVYARVAPGDKLRIVRALQSEGEIVAMTGDGVNDAPALKAADIGIAMGRTGTEVTKDAAKLILADDNFATIVAAVREGRVIFDNIRKFLRYLLSSNMGEVLTIFFGVVFAGVLGITQASSESLVLPLLATQVLWINLVTDSGPALAMGMDPDVDDVMHRVPRGRSEHAIDGAMWAAIVSTGMTMSVTALLTMDLFLPGGLLPGGSDTLAVARTAGFTTLVFAALLTAFNSRSATSSVLSGLFANRWLWGSVLLGVGLQIAVVYVPVLQVAFGTAPLQAAHWAACVGMASFVVWVEESRKAIMRRAAVRVSTDLEDE; translated from the coding sequence ATGCTGACATGGTCAGGTGAGTCGGGCGATCCTCATGCGGCCGACGTCGCCGCGGTGGCCGACGCCCTGGGGGTGGATGTCGAGAGAGGACTGGATGCCTCCGAAGCCGTTGCCCGGCTCGCGGCATCCGGCCCGAACGAGCTGATCGTCGACGCCCCCGACCCGCTGCGCCGCCGGCTGCTGAGGCAGTTCGCCGACCCTCTGATCCTGTTTCTCCTCGTCGCTGTCGCCATCGCCCTGCTGGCCTGGTGGGCCGAGGGTGCGTCGTCCGTCCCGGTGGACGCGATCGTCATCGCGGCGATCATCGTTGTGAACGCGGCACTGGGGCTCGTTCAGGAGGTGAGGGCGGATCACGCCCTCAAGGCGCTCGCCGATCTGAGCCAGCCGATGTCGACGGTGCTGCGTGAGGGTGCGCTGGTGAGGGTGCGCAGCGCCGCGCTCGTGGCCGGCGATGTCGTCGTTCTCGCCGAAGGCGACCGCGTCGGCGCCGACGGGAGATTGTTCCAGGCGCACTCTCTCCAAGCATCCGAGGCCTCCCTCACCGGTGAGAGTGCACCGGTCCGCAAGCAGACCGCAGCGCTGCCGCAGGCGACGTCGCTGGGAGACCGCAGCAACATGGTGTTCGCAGGCACGGCGATCGGCCGCGGAACCGGTCGCGCGGTGGTGACCGAGACCGGCATGCGGACCGAGCTCGGCGGGGTCGCAGACCTGCTGTCGCGCACGGAGGAGGCGCCGACCCCCCTGCAGCGCGAGGTCAGCCGGCTCGGGCGCGCACTCGGAATCATCGTGATCGGCATCGCCCTCGTCGTGATCATCACCCTGACACTCGTGCAGGATGCCAGGACGCCGGCGGACCTGGTCGCGATCCTGCTGCTCGGTGTCTCGCTCGCTGTCGCCGCAGTGCCAGAGGGACTCCCGGCGCTGCTTTCGGTGGTGCTCGCCGTCGGGGCGCAGCGGATGGCGAAGCGCAATGCGATCGTCAGAAGCCTTCCCAGCGTCGAGACCCTGGGGTCGGCGTCCGTGATCTGCACCGACAAGACAGGCACTCTCACGACCGGTGAGATGACGATCACCCGAGTCTTGACGTCGTCGGGAACCGCCGACCTGATCGGTGGGGGGCGCGAAGATCCGAGCGGCGAGCTTCTCGTCGACGGGCGCCCGGCTGCGCCCGGACCGCTCCTGGAGGATGCTCGGCGTGCCATCCGGATCGGCGCCCTTGCGAACGACGCGCAGTTCGTCGACGGCGACGATGGACGGCACGCGGAGGGAGATTCGACCGATGTCGCCTTTCTCGTCGCCGCCCACATGCTCGCGCGACCGGCCGAGGAAGTCAGCGCTTTCGAGCGAATCGCGTCGGCGCCCTTCACATCGGAGCGCAAGCGGATGTCGACCGTGCATCGAGACCGCGCGGGCGCTGCCTTCGTGTTCTGCAAGGGAGCGCCCGACGTCTTGATCGCCCTCTGCACCCGCATCCGACGAGGAGCCGACGAGCTGGCACTCACGGACACGCTTCGGGCTCGCCTCATCGGCGAGGTCGAGGCCCTGTCCGCAGAAGGATTCCGCACTCTGGCGCTTGCGTACCGCGAGTTGTCCGACAGTGCTCCGGCCCCGGCGACCCAGGGCTCGTCCGCATCCTACGAGGAGGACCTCGTCCTCGTAGGAGTCGTCGGCATCACAGACCCGCCGCGACCCGAGGTCGGCGAGGCCATCCGGGAGGCGCACGACGCCGGGCTGCGCGTCGTGATGATCACCGGCGACCACCCGATGACGGCCGTACGAGTGGCCGCCGATCTGGGGATCGCGCCGTCGGGGGCGGAGGCCGTGGCCGGAATGCAGCTCGCTGCGCTCGACGAGGCCCAACTGCGACACGTCTCCGCAACCGCACGCGTGTACGCCCGCGTGGCTCCGGGCGACAAGCTGCGAATCGTCCGCGCCCTGCAGTCGGAGGGCGAGATCGTGGCGATGACGGGGGATGGAGTGAACGACGCCCCCGCGCTGAAGGCCGCAGACATCGGGATAGCCATGGGCAGGACCGGCACCGAGGTGACCAAGGACGCGGCGAAGCTGATCCTCGCGGACGACAACTTCGCCACCATCGTCGCCGCGGTGCGCGAGGGACGCGTCATCTTCGACAACATCCGCAAGTTCCTCCGCTACCTGCTCTCATCCAACATGGGCGAGGTGCTCACGATCTTCTTCGGGGTCGTCTTCGCCGGTGTGCTCGGGATCACGCAGGCGAGCTCGGAAAGCCTCGTTCTCCCGCTTCTGGCGACGCAGGTCCTGTGGATCAACCTGGTGACGGACTCCGGACCCGCACTCGCGATGGGGATGGACCCCGACGTCGACGACGTGATGCACCGGGTCCCGCGGGGGCGCTCCGAGCACGCGATCGACGGCGCGATGTGGGCGGCCATCGTCTCGACGGGCATGACGATGTCGGTGACCGCACTGCTGACGATGGACCTGTTCCTCCCCGGCGGCCTGCTCCCCGGCGGCAGCGACACCCTTGCGGTCGCCCGCACGGCCGGCTTCACCACGCTCGTGTTCGCTGCGCTCCTCACCGCGTTCAATTCACGCTCCGCGACCTCGAGCGTGTTGTCGGGGCTGTTCGCGAACCGGTGGCTGTGGGGCTCTGTGCTGCTCGGTGTCGGCCTCCAGATCGCGGTCGTCTACGTGCCCGTGCTGCAGGTCGCCTTCGGCACCGCCCCGTTGCAGGCGGCCCACTGGGCGGCCTGCGTCGGCATGGCATCGTTCGTGGTCTGGGTCGAGGAATCGCGCAAAGCGATCATGCGGAGAGCGGCGGTGCGCGTCTCAACCGATCTCGAGGACGAGTGA